Proteins from a single region of Apium graveolens cultivar Ventura chromosome 7, ASM990537v1, whole genome shotgun sequence:
- the LOC141674882 gene encoding uncharacterized protein LOC141674882 encodes MEMKFLELKQGSMTVLEYEKKFTELSRFVTNYVNNDEEKAQRFQQGLEYWIRDRVSLFEIGTYAGVVQKVALIECNGAQSRKERDVKKMSEVVSIVIANQEKIDCRFKKVYLRAKNESKVIFKGQKQEQLFLTAIQAIKLLKKGYEANLAYVVDSDKKVPSMEEILVVIEFPDVFLEELPGLPPYRQIEFEINLAPAFMDLMNRVFKKYLDQFVVVFIDDILIYLKMEEEHEKHLWINLEILRHEKLYAKFSKCELW; translated from the exons GGAATTGAAACAAGGAAGTATGACCGTCTtagaatatgagaagaagtttacagaaTTGTCAAGATTTGTGACTAATTATGTGAACAATGATGAAGAGAAGGCTCAGAGGTTTCAACAAGGGCTCGAATATTGGATTCGAGATAGAGTGTCGCTGTTTGAGATTGGTACCTACGCCGGGGTAGTTCAGAAGGTGGCATTGATTGAATGTAATGGAGCACAATCCAGAAAGGAAAGAGATGTTAAGAAGATGAGTGAAGTAGTGAGCATAGTAATTGCTAATCAAGAAAAG ATAGATTGTAGATTTAAGAAGGTCTATCTTCGAGCAAAGAATGAGAGTAAGGTGAtatttaagggccagaagcaagaGCAGCTATTCCTCACAGCTATTCAAGCCATCAAGCTACTTAAGAAAGGATATGAAGCAAATTtagcctatgtagtagattcagatAAGAAAGTTCCTAGCATGGAGGAGATTTTAGTAGTGATAGAGTTCCCTGATGTGTTTCTAGAGGAATTACCAGGACTACCGCCATATCGACAGATTGAGTTTGAGATTAATCTTGCCCCAG CTTTTATGGACTTAATGAATCGTgttttcaagaaatacttggaccaGTTTGTTGTGGTCttcattgatgatattttaatatatttaaagatgGAAGAAGAGCACGAGAAACACTTGTGGATAAATTTGGAAATTCTTAGACACGagaagttgtatgcaaagttCTCAAAGTGTGAGCTTTGGTAA
- the LOC141673042 gene encoding large ribosomal subunit protein P1-like — MFIGELGCTYDCLILSDDGIHVTSEKISIILKATNVNVESYWPSLFSKLAEKRSIDDLVMNIGAGGDSGAVAVTAQASGGGAAEAKAPVEEKK, encoded by the exons ATGTTTATCGGTGAACTCGGTTGCACTTACGATTGCCTGATACTCTCCGACGACGGCATCCACGTCACT TCGGAGAAGATATCGATAATATTGAAGGCTACTAATGTTAATGTGGAGTCTTACTGGCCAAGTTTGTTCTCCAAGCTTGCGGAGAAGAGAAGCATTGATGATTTAGTTATGAATATCGGAGCTGGTGGTGACAGTGGTGCTGTTGCCGTTACTGCTCAGGCTTCCGGTGGTGGTGCTGCCGAAGCTAAAGCACCTGTTGAGGAGAAGAAG TGA
- the LOC141673041 gene encoding uncharacterized protein LOC141673041 yields the protein MATGLKCDPIVILRIDGEDLLEFVKNLCYEPEMICIFSKIASPELSVHEHIVKAFEKLKVEQGMPPASDSWVISNVLDPVLQNCPVNGEPIVSQETFLVEFKRVAESVALHLIEQPVIVAHSESTFDGSGIKRLLSNKFE from the exons ATGGCTACTGGTTTAAAGTGTGATCCAATTGTAATATTACGGATAGATGGAGAGGATTTGCTAGAGTTTGTTAAGAACCTTTGTTATGAACCAGAGATGATTTGCATTTTTTCTAAGATAGCTTCTCCTGAACTATCAGTGCATGAACATATTGTAAAGGCGTTTGAGAAACTTAAAGTTGAACAAGGGATGCCTCCTGCTTCAGACTCTTGG GTTATAAGTAATGTACTTGATCCAGTTCTGCAAAACTGTCCTGTTAATGGTGAGCCAATTGTTAGTCAGGAAACCTTTCTGGTAGAGTTTAAGAGGGTAGCGGAGAGTGTGGCTCTGCATCTAATAGAACAACCGGTGATTGTTGCTCACAGCGAGAGCACATTCGATGGAAGTGGCATTAAGAGACTGTTATCTAATAAATTTGAATGA
- the LOC141674883 gene encoding putative mitochondrial protein AtMg00240, whose translation MDSHMTIIADKGELLSNPQGYQKLLGKSIDLTLTRPDLSFPVHNLAQYMQKPTTVHMQAAKQILRYMLNNPAQGNLLASSLTAQLTVYCDSDWASCPNTRKLTFGYCVLVGTSPISWKSKK comes from the coding sequence ATGGATTCTCATATGACCATTATAGCAGATAAAGGAGAGCTACTATCAAACCCACAAGGGTATCAAAAGCTCCTTGGGAAATCGATTGACTTGACACTGACACGACCTGATCTCTCTTTCCCGGTACATAACCTGGCACAATATATGCAGAAGCCCACAACGGTGCACATGCAAGCAGCAAAACAAATTTTGAGGTACATGCTCAATAACCCGGCACAAGGGAACCTCCTGGCTTCTTCATTAACTGCCCAGCTCACTGTATATTGTGATAGTGACTGGGCTAGCTGTCCCAACACCAGAAAATTAACTTTTGGCTATTGTGTGTTGGTGGGAACTTCTCCTATCTCGTGGAAGAGCAAAAAGTAG